The Halalkalicoccus tibetensis genome contains the following window.
ACTCGCCGACCGGGACGGCGATCTCGCTCTCGATGGCGCTGTCGGGGTTGTGGGCGTCGGGATCGGCGCCGACGTCCTCGACCATCCGCACCTCGCCGGTCGCGTACGCCCGCCAGGCGATCCCCGACCCGCGCTCGATCGCCGCCGGGTCCCCGAGCAGGTCGGTCGTCTCCTCGGTCGTCACGACCGGCCGGAGCACGCCCTCCTGCTTCTCGTGCTCCAGGAGGGCCGTGACCGGGAGATTGAGGGCGGAGTTCGCGGTGGAGACGGCGACCGAGCCGATCTCCTCGGTCGTCCGACACTCAAGCAGTCGGGGCCCGGCCTCGGCCAGCGCCCGCATGCTCTCCTCGTGTTTCTTCTGTTCGGTGATCTCGGTGGCGATCCCGTAGATTGCGTACGGCTCGCAGTCGCCGTCGAACAGGGGGACCCGCGTGTTCAGGTAGACCCGGCGCTCGCCATCGAACTCGAGCTCCTCGACGTGCTCGACCGGCTCCTCGCGCCGGAAGGCCTCGTTGTCCATCGCTTCGATCCGTTCGGCGTTCGCGTCCGGGTGGACGTCCCCTGTCCGCTTGCCGAGCGCCTCCTCCCGGGAGTGACCGACGACGCGCTCGAAGGCCGGGTTGACGTACTGGTATCGCCCCTCCGAGTCCTTCATGTAGATCACCGCCGGCGTGTTCTCGAGGATCGCCCGCAGGTGATCGCGCGTCCTGTTCAGCTCGTCGGTCCGCTCCTTGCGGTCCGTGATGTCGGTCGTGACGCCGACGACCTCGGAGACCTCGCCCGAAGGGGTATGCACCGGGAAGATCCGGGTCTCGACCCACCGACACTCGCCGTCGGGCCTGAGGACGCGGTGATCGAACCGGATCGACTCCCCGTTCCGGACGCGCTCGTCCCGACCCGCCATGACCTCCGCGACCCGAGCGCGGTCCTCGGGGTGGACCCACTCGAGGATCACCGTGGGATCCTCCAGGACCTCCGCGACGGGACGCCCGTAGATCCCCTCGAACCCGGAGCTCATGTAGTCGAACCCGGACTCGCCGCCCGACCACACGGCGACGTCGTCGAACTGGTCGACGAAATCGCGGAAGTCGGCGCGCTCGACCAGCTTCTGCTCGGACGTGTGATCCATCCGGGTACATACTGTATTCATACTGACATAACGTTGTCGGGTACGACCGACCCGGTAACACTCACGTCAGCGCGAACTCAAGTCCCCGGGGCCCGTAGCGACCGACGATGGCAGATCCCACGCCCACGCCGGGCATCCACCACGTGACCTGTGTCGCCGGCGACCCACAGCGAAACGTCGACTTCTGGGTCGAGACGCTCGGCCTCCGGCTCGTCAAGCGCTCGATCAACCAGGACGACCCGAGCACGTACCACTTCTTCTTCGCGGACGCCGAGGGAACGCCCGGGACGAGCATGACGTTCTTCCCCTGGGCGGACCTCCCGCCGGGGTCGGTCGGCGCCGGGCAGGTCTCCCGGACCGCCTTCCGCGTCCCCGAGGGGAGCCTCGGGTACTGGGAGGAGCGCTTCGAGGAGTACGGCGTCGACTACGACGACCGCATCGAGCGGTTCGGGGAGACCGTCCTCCCGTTTCGCGACCCCGACGGGCTGCCGGTCGAGCTGGTCGAGGTCGAGGTCCCCGCGGACGATCCCACGGTCCCCTGGACGGAGTTCGTCCCCGAGGAGGCCGCGATCCGCGGGTTCCATTCGGTGACGCTCGCGCTTTCGGACCCCGGTCCCACCGAGGAGCTGCTGGGGACGATGGGACTGGAGGAGGTCGGCTCCGAGCAGGACGCAGGCGGCGAGCGGACCCGGTTCGCCGCCTCCGGGCCCGTGGGGAAGTACGTCGACGTGCTCCCGACCGCCCGGAACGGGCAACAGGGCCACGGCACGGTCCATCACGTCGCCTTCCAGACGCCGAGCGACGAGGAGCAGGAGGCGATGCGGAGCGCCGTCCAGTCGGCAGGGCTGCGCCCGACCCAGCAGATCGACCGCCACTGGTTTCGCTCGGTCTACTTCCGGGAGTTCGGCGGGATCCTCTTCGAGCTCGCCACGAGCGGGCCGGGGTACACGAGCGACGAACCCCTGGAGGAGCTCGGCGAGCGGCTCGTGCTTCCCGGACGATTCGAGAGCCGGCGCCAGCGGATCGAGGCGGGGCTCCCCGATATAGAAATACCGCGCCCCGAGTCGGCCGGAGCCGGCGAGTAGCGGGTTCCGCGCGCGTTCGGACGGGGTCGGACGAGGTGGACCGGCGGAGCTGCCCGTGATTTATACACCCGGTCACTGCATGGCCAACGGTTTCACCGGGGGAACCGATATCTCCGGAAATGGCACTGGGTAGCATACGACAAGTATGGGGTCGATACCGATCGATACCGATCGTCTACCGGATCGGGGCGGCGTTCTTCCTCGGTTCGATCGTCGGCCTGGCGGTCGGCGAGCCGGTGACCGTCCTCGAGCCGCTCGGCGACCTGTTCGTGCGGCTGCTCGAGATGATCGTCGTTCCGATCATCGTCTTCACCCTGCTGATGGGTATCAGGGAGCTCTCGCCCGCGTCGCTCGGCAAGATCGGCGGCCAGGTCGTGGCGATCTACGCGGTCACCTCGATGATCGCGGTGACGATCGGGCTGGTCATCGCGAACGTCATCCAGCCGGGGGAGGGGCTGACGCTGACGGACGCGGAGTTCGAGGCCGACGAGGCGCCCAGCTTTCTAGAGGTGTTCCTCGGGATCGTCCCCGAGAACCCGATCGAGGCGATGGCGACCGGCGACATCCTGGCGACGATCTTCTTCGTGATCGTCTTCGGGCTCGCGCTCGTGTTGCTGCGCGAGGGCACCGACGAGCAGAGCGTCGCGGAGGGCGTCGAAACGTTCTTCAATATGGCCGAGGCCGGATCGAAGGCGCTGTTCAAGGTCGTCTGGGGGATCATGGAGTACGGCGTGATCGGCATCTTCGCGCTCATGGCCGTCGCGTTCGCCGAGGCCGGGGTCGAGGTGTTCAGCACGTTCGCCATGCTGGCGCTGACGCTGCTGATCGCCGTCGCGATCCACGTCACGGTCGTCTATCTCGGTGTGATGATCCTCGTGTTGACCCAGCAGTCGCCGATCGCCTTCCTCGTCGGGATCAAGGACGCGCTGATGACGGCGCTGAGCATCAGTTCCTCGAGCGCGACGCTGCCGGTCTCGATGTCGAACGCCGACGACAACCTCCACGTCAACGAGGGGATCTACAGCTTCTCGCTCCCGCTCGGCGCGACGATCAACATGGACGGGACGGGGATGTATCTGGGGATCGTCGCGGTCTTCGCGGCGAACGTCGTCGGCGCCTCGCTCACCATCACCGAACAGGTCGTCGTCGTCGCGATCGCGGTGCTCGCGGGGATCGGAACGGCGGGCGTCCCGAGCGCGGGCCTGATCCTGATGACGCTCGTGCTCACCCAGGTGGGGCTACCGGTCGCGGTCGTCGGCTTCATCGCGGGGATCGACCCGCTGCTCGACCGGCTTCGCACCATGACCAACGTCACCGGCGACCTGGCGGTCGCGACGCTCGTGGCCCACTGGAACGGTGCGGTCGACTTCGACCGCGGCGTCTGGGCGAGCGGCGACGGGACCCCGGCGGTCGCGCCGAGCGACGACTGACCCGCCGTCCCCATCGCCCGGGCGTCTCCCGGCCGTTCGGGGCCCTCGGCGCGTGCCGACCGGCCGAGAAGACATTTAATTCTGGTAGCAGATATATTAATATCCTCCAGGATGTATCCCCCTTCATGGATACGCGCAAGGTCCAGCGACTGGGGCCCTCGACGCTCGCGATGACACTACCTGCGGAGTGGGCGAGGGAACACGGCGTCGAGAAAGGGGACGAGGTGACGCTGCGACGCGGCAGCAAGGGCGCGCTGACCGTGATGCCCGAGTCCGCCGATCAGGAGGAGAGCGAGGCGATCATCCACGCCGACGAGCTCGACGCCCAGGCCGTCGAACGGGCGATCGTCGCCCAGTACGTCCTCGGACGCCGCATCATCCACGTCCAACAGGAGGAGGGAGCGCTCTCTTCGGACCACATCAACGCCGTCTACGAGGCAGAAACCCAGCTCATGGGGCTGGGGGTCATCGAGGAGACTCCCGAGGACATCTCGATACGCTCTTCGGCAGATCCCGAGGACTTCACGCTCGACAACCTGCTCAAACGCCTCGAGAACACCGGCAGCACGATGCGCGGCGAGGCCGTCAAGGCGCTCGCGATGGGCAATCCCGACCTCGCGCGGCGAGCGTTGAACCGCGAACGACAGGCCAACAAGATCTTCGTCCTCCTGCTTCGATTGATCT
Protein-coding sequences here:
- a CDS encoding PAS domain-containing sensor histidine kinase; this encodes MDHTSEQKLVERADFRDFVDQFDDVAVWSGGESGFDYMSSGFEGIYGRPVAEVLEDPTVILEWVHPEDRARVAEVMAGRDERVRNGESIRFDHRVLRPDGECRWVETRIFPVHTPSGEVSEVVGVTTDITDRKERTDELNRTRDHLRAILENTPAVIYMKDSEGRYQYVNPAFERVVGHSREEALGKRTGDVHPDANAERIEAMDNEAFRREEPVEHVEELEFDGERRVYLNTRVPLFDGDCEPYAIYGIATEITEQKKHEESMRALAEAGPRLLECRTTEEIGSVAVSTANSALNLPVTALLEHEKQEGVLRPVVTTEETTDLLGDPAAIERGSGIAWRAYATGEVRMVEDVGADPDAHNPDSAIESEIAVPVGEYGVLLAGSTEPRAFDDHDRKFATILGGMIQSTLDRVGRERQIQAKNERLEEFAGVLAHDLRNPLNIASEYAKLVRETGDMEHLTPVENSIERVVTIVEGLLALARTGQGFDEFEEGTIARLAREAWSSVETEDASLRIETDREITAELGWLQRLFENAFRNSVEHGGPGVTVRVGAIDGGFYVEDDGPGIDPDHRERFLEGDPSEGDVRFGFKVIRDIVDAHGWELAIEEGEAGGARLEVLTG
- a CDS encoding ring-cleaving dioxygenase, with translation MADPTPTPGIHHVTCVAGDPQRNVDFWVETLGLRLVKRSINQDDPSTYHFFFADAEGTPGTSMTFFPWADLPPGSVGAGQVSRTAFRVPEGSLGYWEERFEEYGVDYDDRIERFGETVLPFRDPDGLPVELVEVEVPADDPTVPWTEFVPEEAAIRGFHSVTLALSDPGPTEELLGTMGLEEVGSEQDAGGERTRFAASGPVGKYVDVLPTARNGQQGHGTVHHVAFQTPSDEEQEAMRSAVQSAGLRPTQQIDRHWFRSVYFREFGGILFELATSGPGYTSDEPLEELGERLVLPGRFESRRQRIEAGLPDIEIPRPESAGAGE
- a CDS encoding dicarboxylate/amino acid:cation symporter; amino-acid sequence: MALGSIRQVWGRYRSIPIVYRIGAAFFLGSIVGLAVGEPVTVLEPLGDLFVRLLEMIVVPIIVFTLLMGIRELSPASLGKIGGQVVAIYAVTSMIAVTIGLVIANVIQPGEGLTLTDAEFEADEAPSFLEVFLGIVPENPIEAMATGDILATIFFVIVFGLALVLLREGTDEQSVAEGVETFFNMAEAGSKALFKVVWGIMEYGVIGIFALMAVAFAEAGVEVFSTFAMLALTLLIAVAIHVTVVYLGVMILVLTQQSPIAFLVGIKDALMTALSISSSSATLPVSMSNADDNLHVNEGIYSFSLPLGATINMDGTGMYLGIVAVFAANVVGASLTITEQVVVVAIAVLAGIGTAGVPSAGLILMTLVLTQVGLPVAVVGFIAGIDPLLDRLRTMTNVTGDLAVATLVAHWNGAVDFDRGVWASGDGTPAVAPSDD
- a CDS encoding phosphate uptake regulator PhoU codes for the protein MDTRKVQRLGPSTLAMTLPAEWAREHGVEKGDEVTLRRGSKGALTVMPESADQEESEAIIHADELDAQAVERAIVAQYVLGRRIIHVQQEEGALSSDHINAVYEAETQLMGLGVIEETPEDISIRSSADPEDFTLDNLLKRLENTGSTMRGEAVKALAMGNPDLARRALNRERQANKIFVLLLRLIFTAYQNPTLARAVGLDDGFALIGYRSIAKNLELTADNAEDIAEIVLESEDHSLAVDSATMRRIREFTDQVDEITALAVEAAVERDYDLTIRVRELFKEISDREDEILSDLPEMDNEDLLQVREVLVSLQQTAQFAMRNAEIAANLALNEESEHVAIE